In Cupriavidus taiwanensis, the following proteins share a genomic window:
- a CDS encoding extracellular catalytic domain type 2 short-chain-length polyhydroxyalkanoate depolymerase produces MIRCKPTARYRALAAACALGVSGGLAAQALPALGADLAQTSVSGLSSGAFMATQFHVAYSGTMVGAGVVAGGPFYCAGLFAPTPPATAAATQCMQPVGDTGPDAQAAVDAARTFARDGRIDPVQNLARQRVYVFSGTRDQTVLPRVAAQVGRFYTLAGVPASQLQYVADVAAGHAFITSQAGDAACAVSASPYINNCGLEQARQILQWIYGALKPAARPAGELLRFDQRAFDPGGKALLADSGYAYVPRECGAGGDGGAAACRVHVAFHGCLQGEGTIGERFVRGAGYLESAEANRIVVLFPQVVASRHNPLGCWDFWGYTSDDPAQPDFFSREAPQMSAVMRMVRRLGAAPQ; encoded by the coding sequence ATGATTCGATGCAAGCCAACCGCCCGCTACCGGGCACTTGCCGCAGCGTGCGCGCTCGGCGTCAGCGGGGGCCTCGCCGCGCAGGCGCTGCCCGCGCTGGGCGCGGACCTGGCGCAGACCTCGGTGTCGGGGCTGTCGTCCGGTGCGTTCATGGCCACGCAGTTCCACGTGGCGTATTCCGGCACCATGGTCGGCGCCGGCGTGGTCGCGGGCGGACCGTTCTACTGCGCCGGCCTGTTCGCGCCCACGCCGCCCGCGACTGCCGCAGCGACCCAGTGCATGCAGCCGGTCGGCGATACCGGCCCCGATGCGCAGGCGGCGGTGGACGCGGCGCGCACCTTTGCCCGCGATGGCCGCATCGATCCGGTGCAGAACCTCGCGCGGCAGCGCGTCTACGTGTTTTCCGGCACGCGCGACCAGACCGTGCTGCCACGCGTCGCCGCGCAGGTGGGGCGGTTCTATACCCTGGCCGGTGTGCCGGCGTCGCAGCTGCAGTATGTGGCCGATGTCGCGGCCGGCCATGCCTTCATCACCAGCCAGGCGGGCGACGCCGCCTGCGCGGTGAGCGCATCGCCCTACATCAACAACTGCGGGCTCGAGCAGGCGCGCCAGATCCTGCAGTGGATCTATGGTGCGCTGAAGCCGGCGGCGCGGCCGGCGGGCGAGTTGCTGCGCTTTGACCAGCGCGCCTTCGATCCCGGCGGCAAGGCGCTGCTGGCCGACAGCGGTTATGCCTACGTGCCGCGCGAGTGCGGCGCGGGCGGCGACGGCGGTGCTGCGGCTTGCCGCGTGCACGTGGCCTTCCATGGCTGCCTGCAGGGCGAGGGCACCATCGGCGAACGCTTCGTCCGTGGCGCCGGCTACCTGGAGAGCGCCGAGGCCAACCGCATCGTGGTGCTGTTTCCGCAGGTCGTGGCGTCGCGGCATAACCCGCTCGGGTGCTGGGATTTCTGGGGCTATACCAGCGACGACCCGGCCCAGCCGGACTTCTTCTCGCGCGAGGCGCCGCAGATGTCCGCGGTCATGCGCATGGTCCGCCGACTTGGCGCCGCGCCGCAGTGA
- a CDS encoding response regulator transcription factor → MNLTTREETVLAFIARGMSDREIAARLAFSVSTARKHREHLLAKMQLRKSSQLTLYYLARQHELFKKAGRQPRIIHSRNASANIWNGSGAA, encoded by the coding sequence ATGAATCTCACCACTCGGGAAGAGACGGTGCTCGCCTTTATTGCGCGCGGCATGAGCGATCGCGAGATCGCCGCACGTCTCGCATTTTCCGTATCCACGGCGCGCAAGCACCGTGAGCATTTGCTCGCGAAAATGCAATTGCGAAAATCCTCGCAATTGACCCTGTACTATCTCGCGCGCCAGCATGAGCTGTTTAAAAAAGCGGGCCGGCAGCCGCGGATAATCCATTCTCGCAACGCGAGCGCGAATATCTGGAATGGCTCGGGCGCGGCCTGA
- a CDS encoding glycoside hydrolase family 19 protein, whose amino-acid sequence MTPEQFRAATGLSEPQCERWFARLCEAMQAYDITGAARMAAFLAQTGHESLGYQFTHELWGPTPAQALYEPPSRKAMALGNVRPGDGKRFRGRGLIQITGRANYAACGAALGADLTGTPELLEQDAWAARSAAWWWRTHGCNALADSGDFIALTRRINGGTNGLEDRLRRWKVATAALA is encoded by the coding sequence ATGACCCCGGAACAATTCCGCGCCGCCACCGGACTGAGCGAGCCGCAATGCGAGCGCTGGTTCGCGCGCCTGTGCGAAGCGATGCAGGCGTACGACATCACCGGCGCGGCGCGCATGGCCGCGTTCCTGGCGCAGACCGGGCACGAGTCGCTCGGCTACCAGTTCACGCATGAGCTGTGGGGCCCGACGCCGGCGCAGGCGCTGTACGAGCCGCCGTCGCGCAAGGCCATGGCGCTCGGCAATGTGCGGCCGGGCGATGGCAAGCGCTTCCGCGGCCGGGGGCTGATCCAGATTACCGGCCGCGCCAACTATGCGGCATGCGGCGCCGCGCTCGGCGCCGACCTGACCGGCACCCCCGAACTGCTGGAACAGGACGCCTGGGCCGCCCGCTCGGCGGCATGGTGGTGGCGCACGCACGGTTGCAATGCACTGGCCGACAGCGGCGACTTCATCGCGCTGACGCGGCGCATCAATGGTGGCACCAACGGACTCGAGGACCGCCTGCGCCGCTGGAAGGTCGCCACCGCGGCGCTGGCCTGA
- a CDS encoding DUF4239 domain-containing protein translates to MLFLYSLPSTGMAAIVVTTIVAVVLAGYAVARRFALIELDAEQRAMAVSMVSIITTINSLLVAFAAINVWDTYNAADRTVAAEATAAGELARDLAAFDSSAADAAAAALRTYLVMVVHEEWPRMQRLGRPDAHTEQRFDAMFDLANRIRPLDSRQTVLLGEVLMRVNEMVKYRQQRILTLHAAMPNTLWGVILIVSALSFALLYVLPATPFNLALITAWAITIGLAFFFLLAVDRPFAGEFSVSADPLQHTIDTLVANGMWPESQPASQPMPYAAP, encoded by the coding sequence ATGCTGTTCCTCTACAGCCTGCCCAGCACCGGCATGGCCGCCATCGTGGTCACGACCATCGTCGCGGTGGTGCTGGCCGGCTATGCGGTCGCGCGCCGCTTCGCGCTGATCGAGCTCGATGCCGAGCAGCGCGCAATGGCGGTGTCGATGGTCTCGATCATCACCACCATCAACTCGCTGCTGGTCGCCTTTGCCGCGATCAACGTCTGGGACACCTACAACGCCGCCGACCGCACCGTCGCCGCGGAAGCCACCGCCGCGGGCGAACTCGCGCGCGACCTGGCCGCATTCGACAGCAGCGCCGCCGATGCCGCCGCGGCGGCATTGCGCACCTACCTGGTGATGGTGGTGCATGAGGAATGGCCGCGCATGCAGCGCCTGGGCAGGCCCGATGCGCACACCGAGCAGCGCTTCGACGCGATGTTCGATCTGGCCAACCGGATCCGTCCGCTCGACAGCCGCCAGACCGTGCTGCTGGGCGAAGTGCTGATGCGCGTCAACGAGATGGTCAAGTACCGCCAGCAACGGATCCTGACGCTGCATGCGGCGATGCCGAACACCTTGTGGGGCGTGATCCTGATTGTCAGCGCCCTGTCGTTCGCGCTGCTGTACGTGCTGCCGGCAACGCCCTTCAACCTGGCGCTGATCACCGCTTGGGCCATCACCATCGGCCTGGCGTTCTTCTTCCTGCTCGCGGTCGACCGGCCCTTCGCCGGCGAATTCAGCGTCAGCGCCGACCCGCTGCAGCACACCATCGACACCCTGGTGGCAAACGGCATGTGGCCGGAGTCGCAACCGGCGTCACAGCCGATGCCATATGCAGCGCCATAA
- a CDS encoding response regulator transcription factor, with protein sequence MEWLGRGLSDKEIARALGISDQTARTHRARLLQKAGASNVCALLFLSVQRGWLELPPQQTRDA encoded by the coding sequence CTGGAATGGCTCGGGCGCGGCCTGAGCGACAAGGAAATCGCGCGCGCGCTCGGCATCAGCGACCAGACCGCGCGCACGCATCGGGCCCGGCTGCTGCAGAAGGCGGGCGCCAGCAATGTGTGCGCCCTGCTGTTCCTGAGCGTGCAGCGGGGATGGCTGGAGTTGCCGCCGCAGCAGACCCGCGATGCATAG
- a CDS encoding S8 family serine peptidase, producing MERDKKGEAVALDAGRKQYLIAPRRHVLARQAGVAPMSASELHSTVTQLPGVEVVHVVEGHKNTHLHSVRPDEAAHTYVVKLDAAHAQMLQATAPPHMIVEEDHPLGYGRKAELETSDRLHPQSAFDGPVSREVLVRVLGTGDTPLPGVAITLAGDGFPATATTDASGEATLTLVQQQPGPARSLFVRPLSGYWNKYLLSPNVVSGQANVIRVTPLSQPNPDVPPQGRFGWGQRLMGLDQLTRSFGGRGVRVAVVDSGADAAHPLLAHIRHGMDLTGTGTNANDTWRLDTIGHGSHCAGVVGARPQPGAPASASAEAQATMLGFAPEAEMHALKIFPGGQFSTLLRALDYCIDHDVDVVNLSLGAPQPSQAVEQKLIEAVHSGVACIVAAGNSGGPVQYPAASASVLAVSALGLQSELPHDVWERTQVVQHAATRAGLFAPTFSCFGPQIAVCGPGVGIISTVPGAAFMPDSGTSMAAPHIAGLAALLLSDPQLAAWMGPRGPRRVAALFQLIRAISSPVVAHDPENRFGSGLPQLQNLQRLLGRPQ from the coding sequence ATGGAACGAGACAAGAAAGGCGAGGCCGTGGCGCTGGACGCCGGCCGCAAGCAATACCTGATCGCGCCGCGGCGCCACGTACTGGCCCGGCAGGCGGGCGTGGCGCCGATGTCGGCCAGCGAACTGCACAGCACGGTGACGCAGCTGCCCGGCGTTGAAGTGGTGCATGTGGTCGAAGGCCACAAGAACACGCACCTGCATTCGGTACGGCCCGACGAGGCCGCCCACACCTATGTGGTCAAGCTCGACGCCGCGCACGCGCAGATGCTGCAAGCCACGGCGCCGCCGCACATGATCGTCGAGGAAGACCATCCCCTCGGCTATGGCCGCAAGGCCGAACTCGAGACCTCGGACCGGCTGCATCCGCAATCGGCGTTCGATGGTCCGGTATCGCGCGAGGTGCTGGTGCGGGTGCTGGGCACCGGCGACACGCCGCTGCCGGGCGTGGCCATCACGCTGGCGGGCGATGGCTTCCCCGCAACCGCCACCACCGATGCCAGCGGCGAAGCAACGCTGACGCTGGTGCAGCAGCAGCCCGGCCCGGCGCGCTCGCTGTTCGTGCGGCCGCTCAGTGGCTACTGGAACAAGTACCTGCTGTCGCCCAATGTCGTTTCCGGCCAGGCCAATGTGATACGCGTGACGCCGCTGTCGCAGCCGAATCCGGACGTGCCGCCGCAAGGTCGCTTTGGCTGGGGCCAGCGGCTGATGGGGCTGGACCAACTCACGCGCAGCTTCGGCGGCCGCGGCGTGCGCGTCGCCGTGGTCGACTCGGGCGCCGATGCCGCGCACCCGCTGCTGGCGCATATCCGTCATGGCATGGACTTGACCGGCACCGGCACCAACGCCAACGACACCTGGCGCCTCGACACCATCGGCCACGGCTCGCACTGCGCCGGCGTAGTCGGCGCGCGGCCGCAGCCGGGTGCGCCGGCCTCTGCCAGCGCAGAGGCCCAGGCCACCATGCTCGGCTTCGCACCAGAGGCGGAAATGCATGCGCTCAAGATCTTTCCAGGCGGGCAGTTCAGCACGCTGCTGCGCGCGCTGGACTACTGCATCGACCACGACGTCGACGTGGTCAACCTGAGCCTGGGCGCGCCCCAGCCGTCGCAGGCGGTCGAGCAGAAGCTGATCGAAGCCGTGCACAGCGGCGTGGCCTGCATTGTCGCTGCCGGCAACTCGGGCGGACCGGTGCAGTACCCGGCGGCCTCCGCGTCGGTGCTGGCGGTCTCGGCGCTGGGCCTGCAGAGCGAACTGCCGCACGACGTGTGGGAACGAACCCAGGTAGTGCAGCACGCGGCCACGCGCGCCGGGCTGTTCGCGCCGACGTTCTCGTGCTTCGGCCCGCAGATCGCGGTGTGCGGCCCCGGTGTGGGAATCATCTCGACCGTGCCGGGCGCCGCCTTCATGCCCGACTCCGGCACCTCGATGGCCGCGCCGCATATCGCCGGGCTGGCCGCGCTGCTGCTGTCCGATCCGCAGCTGGCGGCGTGGATGGGTCCGCGCGGACCGCGCCGCGTCGCGGCGCTGTTCCAGCTGATCCGCGCCATCAGTTCGCCGGTCGTTGCGCACGATCCCGAGAACCGCTTCGGCAGCGGACTGCCGCAGCTGCAGAACCTGCAGCGCCTGCTGGGCCGGCCGCAGTAG